CACGTAGATGGTTTTATGACGTCACTTTCGGACGGGGGTTCGATTCCCCCCACCTCCACCATTTTTCGTTTTCCCTAAGTCATTGAAAATTAACACTAAGTGCCTGAAATAAGGGCATTTGTGCGCCTCCATCTGCCTGAACAATACCGAATATCATGCAATAACTTACAACAATTGTGGTCACAATACGTTGTAAGTCATTGTGCCGCAACGCGAGTATGGAGTTCGATCCTGCCTCCAGCATTTTTGTTTTCCTCAAGTAAATAAAAAAACTGGTATTACGATGGAAACACAAACATTTCTACGACAGAGTTAGCGCTCATGATTACGTGAAGTAACCCGTATATCCTACAATCACAAATCGGATGTACAAATTCCCCTGACCGCCGAAATAAGCAACCATAATATTATGGATTTGTCCATCCCCTATTATAAATCCTGTTCTGAGTTACGTTCTTACACGTCTGTGAAGCAGACAGGAATCAATGATCACCAGCTTTGGAATCAGGAATGACCTGGGTAATGGAGCTGACACGACTGAACATTTTCTTCCGGTTGAGTCCGATCACAATCACGGCAACGATGATCAGAATATATGTATCATAAGGCTGGGCGTCGGGCCATATCGGATTCATGAGCTGGAAATGCATGAAGGCCGCCAGGAGTATGCTGCCGCGCGACGCATTGAACAACTGAGTCACAATAAGGCTGATGGCTATGGTGCCGGCGAAGAATGGGCCAAATGACCAGGCGCTTTGCTGGGTTCCGCTGAGCAGAAACGCGGGTAGGTGCCAGAATCCCCACACGATGCCTATGATCATGGCAACCCACACAGGAGCAAACTTGCGTTGAAGCAGGGGCTGTGCGAATCCCCTCCAGCCGAACTCCTCCACAGGACCTTTTATAACGCTGAGTGCGATTGCGGCAACAAGACCTCCAAACGAGGAAAACGGAAACGGTTCTGAAGAGAGTGTACCTTTCATAGCCGCGCCCCCGTAAAAAACCAGCGGGAGGCCGACAAGCAAGAAGGCGTACCAGTATTTGGAGCAACGCCACAGCAACAATCTGGTCAGATACCGCTTCAGACCGCCGACACCCGTTTTGTGCAAGATTATTGTAAAGGCTGCAATAGCCGGTGCATACACCGCGAGAAAAAATAACGGGTGATCACCGGTTAACTGACCGAATAAGGCAGTCATCTGATCCGTCAGGAAAATGTACAGCGCGAGTATTCCCCAAGTAATGCCGAAAGTCATAATCAGAAAAGGTACAAGGGATTTCACAGTAATCTGTTTTCCTGTTGCTGCTGAGTCTCTGGTATTCATCAGGGTATCATCCTCCGATTTGTTTTATACTTAGTCACCGCTCTCGTCTTGCCTGGCCCCAACGATAACTATCTCGGCAAGACACTTCTCCATGTCCTCAACTACTGGCTCAGAATGATCGACTATCCCGATATCAGTGTTGATCTGAAAGGCAATGCAGATATCATATTCGGGATAGTAACGCAGACTGGAAGTGTATCCCGGGATCCAGCCACCATGGCCATATGTCGGTCCGAAAGGTCCACCGATGTGAACAGCCACCGCTAATCCGTAGCTCGTGCTTGAATCGGTGTCGACGACGGGCACAGAGGCAAGCAGATCATCGAGATAGTCGTGCTCCATCACCTGTCCCTCATAAAGCATTTTACCCCATACTGCCAGATCTCTGGAATTGCTGACAAATCCACCGCCGGACCATTCAATCCTCGGGCTCCAAACCATGCGACCGGGCGCAGAAATCGTTTTTGGCGGTAGACCAAAAGCATTATCCTCGGCCATATAACCCGCGGAGAGCCCAGGCAAATCCACCTGGTCAGAAGGTTCCGTGCGAGAAAGTTTCAGCGGGTTGAGAAAACGAATCACCACTTCATCGTACCAACTGCGCCCGGTGACTTTTTCAATAACGAGACCGAGCAGGAGATATCCTGTATCCGTGTAATGCCATCCTTTGCCTGCTGAGAAAAGCGGTTGTTCATCGAGAACGAATGCAATCAGTTCCTCAGGCGCGAAGGGATTGTCAATATCGTCCCAACGGTCGCTGAAAGCTTGAGCAAACCTCTCGCTTTCCACATGATTAGGAATGCCCGAGGTATGGTTCAGAAGTTGCCTGAGCGTTATGGATCCATGATTGGGCAGTCTCTCGAACCACGGCCGATCACCGAGCCATTTCGATACCGGATCATCGAGAGCCAGCAAGCCGTCGCCGGCCAGATCCAGCAACGTCGCTCCCACAAAGGTCTTGCCTATGCTGGCTGCCAGCATGCGCGATTCAGGTGCCATTGGGATCTCGCGCTCAATATCGGCGAACCCGACTGCGACCACCTCGGCTGTCCCATCTGGTAATACATAAGCCGCGGTTGCACCAGGGAATCGATATTCTTCATAGAGCGAATCCAGTTGTGCCTTAAACTGCATCTTCAATGTTTGATTGTTTGAACAGGCTAAACTTATGACACTACTTACCATCACTATAACAAAGAAGGCTAATGACAGCTCAACAATTCGATGCCATGTTTTCATACAAACTCCTCCGGAAAAACCTTAGCCAGCCATTAAAGCCCGATCTGAAGTCCGGTCCTCAGGTACTGGCTTGGTTTTAGGTCGTTAGAAACGATTTCTTCATCTCCGGAATAGAATTCGAAACGATGCAGGCCGATGATTCCTGCTTCCACGTTCAAGCGCAGATGTTTCGACAGTTTTATTTTGGCTGCTGGACCAAGGGTCATCATTGTATATCTGAGTTCAGGACGATTGACCTGGTAGCCTTGAGGGTCAAAGTGGTAATTGTCTCCGTCGCCGGATAGCAGCACGCCCAAGTCAACTCTTTGACTGGCTTTGTACCATACTTCCAGACTTGAGGGCAGAATAGCGTTTGCAGACCATTTATCACCATCATTGAATTCCAAAGAGATCACCGGCAGAGGAACAGCAGAGCCAAACTGCGTCGAATAAGCTGCTCCGATTCCGATAGAAAAACTTTCGCTGAAATGCCGGTTGACTATAATGGCGGTCTGAAAGCTGAGGTCTTCAGAAGAAATCCCTGCTTCAAAATCGGAGGCCAGAGATGGATTTACCATAGTCAATAACGACCACTTACCGGAGAAACGGTGCATAAGAGTAAAACTATAGCCAACTCCGTGCAAATTCTCAAGTATACTCTCTGTCTTACGGTACTGAAATCCGATACGCTGATATGAGAGTTCATTTAGTATTATAGTTCTTCCCTCGGAGAACATAAATGGATAAGCAAAGGTTGTCCTGAACTTAGACAACCGAACCTGAGCATCATCGACAAAGGAACCATCCTCCATTTCAATCGGCTCATCAACAGTCTGATAAGGAATAAAATCATAACTGACAGAATATGAAGGTCTCATCTGGGCCGCTACACCACTTGAGAATATAAGGATGAATACGGCAATAAACGTTGTTTTAAGCCACAAGTGTCTCATAAATGCATTGCCTCCAGTGAGCGTTATTGCGTTATCACATCCACGGGGGACAATCCGGATAACACAATGTGAATTTCTTCTACTGCTTTGTTTTTTAATTTTCTGATTCTGATCATCACAGATTCTTGCTTGTCCATGGGTACAATGTCATTGATTCAATGCTGTTGCCGCGAGTTGACATTCCAGAGCGCGGAAAAAGCTATCCCTGATCTGCTCTACGGTAATTCCTTGAACAGCCAGGACTAACTCACCTCGGTTCTGTATCAATTCAATTACGCCGTTGCTCTGGCACCACAGCAGAAGTGACATCTTCTGCGGATGGATGTTGGAGCGAATTGTGCCATCATTGATTCCATCCGCTATCGCATCAGCCAGAATTCGATGGATCCTCTGTACGGCCTGCATGTATTCGTTTACCATCGGGTCATCTGAAAGCGGTGCAAAGACTTTTACATCCATTCTCCCCAGCTGAACTTTCGCCTGGAAATAAACTGGGCTCTCCATGGCATGATCGAAATAGAAATGACCGATTTTCAAGGTGCGATCCAGACCGCTCCGGCCCTCCTCGTAAGCACGACGGAATCCCTCTTCCTCTTTTTTTGTTCCACGGAGGTCAAGTCCAAGCAGAAGAAGTTGTTTGCTCGCGAAGTAGTTGTAGATGGTCGCTTTTCCAAGCTCGGCGGCTGAGGCGATCTCCTCCATAGTTGCGTTCTCGATCCCGTTATCCATAATCACCCGTGTGGCCGCATCGAGAATCATGTCTATTCGCTGCTGGCGTTCTTTCGCCTTTCTCTCCTCTATACCCATACTGCACCACACCTGAATAAAAGTAACCACATTTCCGAACGACAGTCCATATACGACCTATAGTTTATATACGACCGCCGGTCGTAAAGTTCAAGAAAATTTCTTATTGTCTTTCAAATTCTTTGAAAAGAGCGCAACATAAATCTATCGAAGCGGCATAAATCCTTGTTCTACTAAAGGATAGCGTCCAGCGAATATTGGCTTACCCCAATTATTGCTAAAATCCAGCATATACGAGAGAACTTTTATCTTCGTTTTGGGTTAAGGATAATAGCAAGTTAAACGGCCACAAGTAAGGCAATGGGTTGATAAGTAATGTAAGAGAATCCATTACCTGAATTGGACAATGAGGTTGAAAATGGCAGAGAAAACTACAGTTGATGGTTACAAAGGTGAATCTACTCGCAAAGCGCTGAAAAATTACACCTATTTAGGTTGCCCGATGACAAAAAACCGCACAGCCTGGTGTTTTCGTTTATGTATACCTGATTCCGACGGTACCGGCTTTTGCGGTCGTGTCGCTCCCCACGGTATCACCAGCCGTATCCAGCAGGGAATAGAGGATTACAGTAAGACACAAGACGAATCAGCATGACAATCAGGCTCTCGAATATATGATCCGTATAGCTTGATGTTGTTCAAAAATAAAGGGAGGCTGACAGATTCAACCTCCCTGATTTATTTTCAGCAACAGTTACTACTGAGCGAGATCGAAGCGATCGAGGTTCATCACTTTATCCCACGCGAGAATGAAATCGTGCACGAACTTCTCCTTCGCATCTTCACTCGCATAAACTTCCGCAATCGCTCGCAATTGCGAATTCGATCCGAAGATCAGGTCGATCCGCGTACCAGTCCATTTTTTGTCACCGCTGTTCCGATCGATTCCTTCATACAAATAATCTGAACCGGAGGATTTTTGCCACTCTGTATTCATATCCAGCAGATTCGCAAAGAAGTCATTCGTCAGGCTTTCCGGCTGTTTCGTGAATACCCCATGTTCAGATTTATCAAAATTCGCGTTCAATACACGCATACCGCCAATAAGCACTGTCATCTCAGGAGCAGTAAGAGTCAGCAGATTGGCCCGATCCAAAAGCAGCTTTTCGGCAGGTACAGCATATTCTTTGGGCATATAATTGCGAAATCCATCGGCTTTCGGCTCCAGCACACTGAAAGATTCAGCATCAGTCTGCTCCTCGGAAGCATCCATACGACCGGGAGTAAATGGAACGGTTACATCGTAACCGGCAGACTTCGCCGACTTTTCGACGGCCGCGCATCCCGCTAAAACGATCAGGTCGGCCAGTGAGATCTTTTTATCTCCAGATTGCGAATCATTGAATTCTTTTCGAATCTGTTCCAATGAATGCAACACTTTCGCCAGTTGTTCCGGTTGATTTACTTCCCAGTCCTTTTGCGGTGCCAGCCGAATTCTCGCGCCATTCGCACCACCGCGCATATCCGACCCACGGAAAGTCGATGCCGAGGCCCAGGCAGTCGCTACCAGTTCCGGTATAGACAGTCCCGAGGCGAGGATTTTATCCTTCAGTTCCGCAATATCTTCTTCATCAATTAAATCATGGTCGATATCCGGAATGGGGTCCTGCCAGATGAGGTCTTCTTTGGGGACTTCCGGTCCGAGATAACGTGAACGGGGCCCCATATCGCGGTGAGTCAGCTTGAACCACGCGCGAGCGAAGGCGTCGGCGAATTCTTCGGGATTTTTCTGAAAACGCCGCGCAATCGGCTCATAGATCGGATCATAACGAAGCGATAAGTCCGCGGTTGTCATCATAGGCCGGTGTTTCTTCGAAGGATCGTGGGCATCGACTATCATGTCTTCTTCTTCCACATCCTTGGCCAGCCACTGGTTTGCCCCCGCCGGGCTTTTGACCAGTTCCCACTCGTATTTGAAGAGCGTATTCAAGTAACCCATATCCCATTTTGTCGGATTTGGCTTCCAGGCACCTTCAATACCGCTGGTGATGGTATCACCGCCCTTTCCGCTCTTGTAACCGCTTTTCCATCCCAGGCCCTGCTCTTCGATCGGGGCGGCCTCGGGCTCAGGCCCGAGAAGTTCAGCATCACCCGCACCGTGACACTTACCGAATGTGTGCCCACCGGCCACGAGCGCGACGGTTTCCTCATCATTCATAGCCATACGCGCAAAAGTTTCGCGCACATCACGGCCTGATGAGACCGGATCAGGGTTGCCGTCGGGACCTTCCGGATTGACATAGATCAACCCCATCTGTACCGCCGCCAGGGGATTTTCCAGCTCCCGGTCACCACTGTAACGGCTTTTGGGCTCGTCGCTGGTGGCCAGCCATTCCTCCTCGGCCCCCCAGTAGGTATCCTCTTCCGGTTCCCAGATATCCTCACGACCCCCGGCAAATCCAAAGGTCTTCAGGCCCATCGACTCCAAGGCACAGTTGCCGGCCAGGATCATCAGATCAGCCCAGGAAATCATCTTGCCGTATTTCTGCTTAATCGGCCACAGCAGACGACGCGCCTTGTCGAGGTTGACATTGTCCGGCCAGCTGTTTATAGGAGCAAAACGCTGGTTGCCGGTGCCTCCGCCTCCACGGCCGTCGCCCATACGATAGGTCCCCGCACTGTGCCAGGCCATACGAATAAAGAGCCCGCCGTAGTGACCGTAATCAGCCGGCCACCAGTCCTGCGAGTCAGTCATCAGGGCATATAGGTCTTCTTTCAATGATTTGTAATCGAGTTTTTTGAACTCCTCAGCGTAACTAAAATCCGCCCCCATAGGATTGGATTTGGCAGAATGCTGATGCAATATCTTCAGATTGAGCTGGTTCGGCCACCAGTCCCGATTGGAAGTACCGCTACCGGCAGTGGGACTGCTCTTCATACCGGTTACCGGACACTTGCCGGAACTTTCCATGTTTTGGTCTGTCATAATCTCTCCTTCATCGAAAATTGATTCACAAGACTGTTCTAGTTTATGTATATATTGATTCACAAGATTTCATATTCAATAATACCTGTCTTCGATATTTTTCCAATAGACAGAGCAGGTCTAATATTAGACGCTGTATAATCACACCTTAAAAAAACACACATTATTTCTTCCGCTTGCCTCGCAAAACGATCTGAAATTCGGTTATCTCGAAATCTTTTAACTTCTCCTTTCCCCTGACCTGCAATTGGTTCCAGGGGATGTCGTAAATACGGCCCGTATCGATATCGATCAGGTGGTGATGTTTTTCAATATTCGGATCGAAAATAACTGCACCTTCCCGGATAGTCTGCACACTCAAAAGACCTTTTTCGACGAGAAGATTCAGTGTATTATAAACCGTGGCTCGCGAAACTGTAGGACATTTCCTGCGAGCAGAATTTAACACATCGTCCGCCGAGGGATGAGATTTACTTTTCAATACGGATTCTACAACTGCAATTCTCTGAGGAGTCGGTTGAATATCACATTGTCGCAAAATCGAAATGATGTCCTTCATGAGTTTATAATAAGTATTATTTTAGACACTATCAAACTCCAATATATAGTAGAATAAAAACTTCGGTTAAGGCCTGTTTTTAGTTTTCTAACACTTCCATGTCGATCCTTGTTCCTTTGGCTGATACGATATTCTTAACAATACTGATAATTTCAAAAATGATCGTTTTTATGCGATTGGCTTGACTTAAACCAGAAAGCGAACTATCCATGCTTCAGAAAAACTATTTTTAAGCAGGATTAAAAGATGTGGATGATTACGATAAGATAAAAAATTCATATAACAAGATCGCGCGGGATTATCACGAGAAGAGACACAATCCGAAATCCGCTTCCTGGAATGATTGCCTGGAAAGCCCCGCAATAGATACGGTGTTACAACCCATAGTCGAAGGTCGCAGGGTCCTTGATCTGGGATGTGGTACCGGGCTATTGAGCGGTAAAATTCATGCCTGGGGAGGGATGGTTAACGGTATCGACATATCCGAAAGTATGATAGAAATCGCGCGAGAGAACTATCCGTCAATTGACTTCGAGGTAGCAGATACACGGCAACTGCCATGTGAGGACAATCACTATGAGATAGTCGCCAGCTCTCTTGTTATGCATTACACCCGCGACCTCAAGCAGGGTTTCGCCGAGGTCTCCAGAGTGCTCAAGGATGGCGGAGAATTCGTCTTTACCATGCATCACCCGCTCAATGAATCAATCGACATGAACAGGTCTGACAAAAAGGGCAGTATTTTTTTACGGCCATACTTCAACGCTGATCCTTATTACTGGCAGATGTGTGGCGAGAAGCTTTTGAGCTATCATCATACTTTCGAGAATATAATCAAGTCGCTTAAATCCGCCGGTTTTGTCCTGCTCGATCTGACAGAATGCCGTCCAGCCTCGAGCGCAAAAGAGACCTTCGAGGACTACGAATTCACTTCAAAGTACCCGACCTTTTGCCTCTTTCACGCCCGCAAAGTGTAGCTTTCGCAGGATCGAAAGAGAATTAGTCGTCCCACCCGATGAAAGGATCCTGCAGTCAAAATCCATGTTTTCACTTTCTTTTTGTTTTCATCTCAGCCAGCGATATGTCAGCTTAATCCTGAATCTTACTGTTAAACTGGATGCCATGGACGATGTAATACAATGACGGCACCACGATCAATGTCAATAACGCAGAAGATATCATCCCGCCCACCATGGGAGCGGCGATTCGCCGCATGACTTCGCTTCCGGTGCCGTGGCCCAGCATGACCGGCAAAAGCGCCAAAATAGTGGTAGCCACGGTCATGACCTTGGGCCGGACTCGTTCCACCGCGCCCTCGGTAATAGCGGCCCGTAAATCGGAGATATTCTTGAGAATGCCTTCTCGTCTGAAGCGGTCACGCGCTGATTTCAGATAGACGATCATCACGACACCGGTCTCGGCCGCAAGCCCCGCCAAAGCGATGAAACCTATATACACAGCTACCGATGTATTGAATCCCAGAAGATACATCAACCAGATACCGCCCACCAGTGAAAATGGAAGTGACAGCATCACGATCAACGTATCGGATATACTCCTGAAATGCAGATAGAGGAGCACCAGGATCACGAAGATTGCAAGGGGAATAATTACCGATAATTTTTCAGCAACTTCTTCCATGTTCTCGTACTGACCGGACCAGACCATTGAATAACCCTTTGGCAGGGCCACTGTCCGGGCCACACTTTCACGGGCCATCTCCACGAAACTGCCGACATCGGCATCCTTGAGATCGACGAAAACCCAGGCAGTTGGCCGAGCATTTTCAGACTTGATCATGGCCGCCCCGCGCGAGAAACCCAGACTGGCAACCTGGCCCAGCTGTACACTACCACCGTCAGGAGTCGCAATCAGCGTTCTGGCAATTCCCTCCGGGCTGTCGCGCAGTTCGCGCGGGTAGCGAACGATGACGTCGTAGCGCTCCCGGCCCTCGATATTCTCGGTCACTGTCATACCGCCGACCGCAGTCGAAAGAACCATATTAATATCACCCGGCGTCAGACCGTAGGCGGATGCCTTGAAACGGTCGATTTTTATATCGAGATAGTTGCCCCCGGTTATCCGTTCACCATAGACCGAACGAATCCCCGGCAGTTCTTTCACAACCGTTTCGATTCTTTTCGCGATTGCGTTCAAACTATCAAGATCAGGCCCCATGATCTTGATACCCACAGGAGTTTTGATACCGGTGGCCAGCATATCGATCCGGGTCCGAATCGGCATCGTCCAGGAGTTTGTGAGGCCGGGAAACTGCACCGCGGCATCGAGAGAGTCAATCAATTTCTCGGGCGTCATGCCGGCACGCCACTGATCACGCGGCTTGAGCATGATAGTCGTCTCCAGCATCGTTAATGGCGCCGGATCAGTCGCCGTTTCTGCCCTTCCAGCCTTGCCGAACACCCGTTCGACTTCGGGAAAGGTTGCGATCATGCGGTCGGTCTGCTGAAGCAGTTCACGAGTTTTCTCAACCGACATCCCGGGCGGTGTGGTGGGCATATACAAAAGATCACCTTCATAGAGTGGAGGCATGAATTCCGAACCCAGGCGCGAAAGAGGCAAAACCGTAATCACGAGCAGAATAACCGCTGTGACAACAACCAGCCAGCGATGTTTTAATGCGAATCGTATTACCGGCTTATAGATTGCAATCAAAATTCTTGAAACGGGATGTCTGCGTTCCGACCTGATTTTACCTTTAACTACCAAAACCACGAGTGCCGGGACGACGGTAATCGACAGCAGTGCCGAAGCCGCCATGGCGAATGTCTTCGTATAGGCAAGCGGGCTGAACAGGCGACCGGCCTGACCTTGAAGCGCCAGCACCGGCAGAAACGACACGGTGATAATCAAAAGTGAGAAAAACAACGCCGGGCCGACTTCACGGGTGGCTTCCAGAATGACCTCTGATCGTGGACGATTCTTTGCTCTTCGTTCCAGATGTTTATGAGCATTTTCAACAGTTACCAGGGAGGCATCGACCATAACACCGATCGCGATAGCGATCCCGCCCAGCGACATGATATTGGCGTTGATGCCCAGAAGATGCATGGTCAATATCGACAGGGCGACGCCCGCCGGAAGGACTACAACCGCTACCAATGTTGAACGCAGGTGCATAAGAAACAGGAGAATTATCAGCACCACTATGATCATCTCCTTGCTCAAAGTTGAGGTCAGGTTGCTGGTGGCGCTGTCGATCAGTTCAGTGCGATCATACACGGTGACCACCCTAACGCCCTCAGGCAGACTTTCCTGCAGTTCGGCCAGGCGCATTTTGACCCGTTCGATCACTTCCCGGGCGTTTTCACCATAACGCATGACAACTATACCGCCGACAGTTTCGCCCTCGCCATCCAGTTCGGCTACACCCCTGCGAATTTGCGGGCCGACCTGCACAGATGCCACCGAGGACAAGAGTACCGGGGGCTCATCGGGTTCCTTATGAACCGGTATCTGTCGCAGATCCTCGAGACTGCCGATATAAGCTTCACTGCGCACCATGAATTCGGTTTCAGCCAGTTCGACTATCCGGGCTCCAACCGCGCCGGTAGATTTCTTTACCGCTTCTTTCACATGCATCAACGGGATACCGTAATGTTCTAGTTTGCGAGGGTCGATTTCGACCTGGTATTGACGCACAAATCCGCCTACCGAGGCGACCTCGGAGACCCCCGCCAGGGCCGAAAGTTCATATTTCAAAAACCAGTCCTGCAGAGAACGAAGTTCGGCAAGGTCAGTCTGATCGGTAGTATCCACCAGGGCGTACTGAAAGACCCAGCCGACTCCGGTAGCATCCGGACCCAGCTGAGGTTTAGCTCCGTCCGGAAGGCGATCGCTCAACTGTGCCAGAAATTCAAGCACACGGCTTCTGGCCCAGTAAATATCTGTGCCGTCCTCAAAAATGACATAGACAAAGGACAACCCGAAATAGGAAAACCCGCGCACATTGCTGGCACCCGGAACCGATAGCATGGCTGTCGAAATCGGATAGGTAACCTGGTCCTCGATAACCTGCGGAGGCTGACCGGAGTAGTTGGTCTGGATGATTACCTGGACATCGGACAGATCCGGGATAGCATCGATCGCGATCCGTTCCGCCGCCCAGATTCCAAGAACGAGAACAGCCAGTGCGAACCAGAGCACCAGCCAGCGGTTAGCTATCGAGGCTTCGATTATCTTATTTATCACCTTGAGCCTCCGGCTGGTATTCTTTCAGATGCATATTGCACACGGGGCACAATCCCGGCTTATTAGTGGCGATACCACATTCCGGCATCGGGCAGACATAGACCGGGGAGTTGCCGGTTTCGCTGACCGGAACCAAATCCATTCCACACTCAGGACACTGGCCCAGACCGTAGTTCAAAACATGATAATGCTCCGGCATCGGGCAGGTATGAATATCGTAGGGATCATCATCAGCCTTATTGCCAGCGGGCATTTTATGCGTACTGCTGTCAGAATGCTGGTGAATACCGGTAATGGAATCTGTCTTTTCAACCGATGCTGATTCTTTTTTCGGTTCGTATTCCGTCAGGTGCATATTGCAAACGGGACATAATCCCGGCTCATTGGTGGCGATACCACATTCCGGCATCGGGCAGACATAGACCGGGGAGTTGCCGGTTTCGCTGACCGGCACCAGATCCATCCCGCACTCGGGACACTGCCCCGGACCGTAGTTCAAAACATGATAATGCCCCGGCATCGGGCAGGTATGGATATCGTAGGGATCACCGGATTTTTGGGGATTTTCTTCGGCGCCCATTTTGTCTTCAGACCCTGCATGATCTCCATGTTTATGGCCATGGCCGTCGGAAGTCTCCACCACTTCACCCAGACGGGTTTCGCTGTCGAGCAGAAATTGACCTGATGTGACCACGGCCTCTCCTGCCTTCAAACCGTCGACAACCTCGATCATGTCATTTCCACTAACCGCACCGGTTCTAATTGTCCTCGCCCTGTAGGAATCGTTTTTACCAGCCACGAAGACGAGCTGGCGGGCGCCGGAATTGATTACGGCAGAACGATCAATAACCAGGCGCCGGTCATCCAGTTCACCCCGGATTTCAACCTCGGCATACATGGACGGTTTGAGCTTGAACTCGGGATTGTCGAGAGCCAGCCGAATTTCAGCCTGTCCACGATCATCGAGAAACGGCGAAATATAGGTGACATAACCTGCAAATGACTGTCCCGGCAGGGTTGGAATCGTAACACCGGCGGGTTGATTCAGCTCGATATACGGCAGGTCCTGTTCATAGACACGAGCTTCGATCCAGACTTCGCTCAGGTCTGTGATCTCATACAATACAGTTCGGGCTGAAACACGTTCGCCTTCTGATACATTCTTCATCCGGACAAAACCATCGGCAGGCGAGCTTACAGTCAGTGTGCGTGTTACCTCGCGAGTTTCCTCCAGGCGTCTCAACTGGTCATTCGAGATATCCCAGTTCTGGAGCCGTTTGCGGGAGGCATCAGCAAGTCTGATCATGGCCTCACTCGAATTCGATTTGGTTGCAACCAAAAGCTCTTTCTGGGCAGTTACAAGCTCAGGCGAGTAGATTTCCAGCAACGGCTCTCCCTTGTCGACATATTGTCCTCCTTCGTCAACATACAGCTTTTCCACCCAGCCCTCGGTCTTCAGCATGACCCGGTGGACCTTTGGATCGGGAACCGCCACCTCACCGAAAGTTAAAATTCTGCGAGTCAGTATTTGGTAATC
The Candidatus Zixiibacteriota bacterium DNA segment above includes these coding regions:
- a CDS encoding CusA/CzcA family heavy metal efflux RND transporter, whose translation is MINKIIEASIANRWLVLWFALAVLVLGIWAAERIAIDAIPDLSDVQVIIQTNYSGQPPQVIEDQVTYPISTAMLSVPGASNVRGFSYFGLSFVYVIFEDGTDIYWARSRVLEFLAQLSDRLPDGAKPQLGPDATGVGWVFQYALVDTTDQTDLAELRSLQDWFLKYELSALAGVSEVASVGGFVRQYQVEIDPRKLEHYGIPLMHVKEAVKKSTGAVGARIVELAETEFMVRSEAYIGSLEDLRQIPVHKEPDEPPVLLSSVASVQVGPQIRRGVAELDGEGETVGGIVVMRYGENAREVIERVKMRLAELQESLPEGVRVVTVYDRTELIDSATSNLTSTLSKEMIIVVLIILLFLMHLRSTLVAVVVLPAGVALSILTMHLLGINANIMSLGGIAIAIGVMVDASLVTVENAHKHLERRAKNRPRSEVILEATREVGPALFFSLLIITVSFLPVLALQGQAGRLFSPLAYTKTFAMAASALLSITVVPALVVLVVKGKIRSERRHPVSRILIAIYKPVIRFALKHRWLVVVTAVILLVITVLPLSRLGSEFMPPLYEGDLLYMPTTPPGMSVEKTRELLQQTDRMIATFPEVERVFGKAGRAETATDPAPLTMLETTIMLKPRDQWRAGMTPEKLIDSLDAAVQFPGLTNSWTMPIRTRIDMLATGIKTPVGIKIMGPDLDSLNAIAKRIETVVKELPGIRSVYGERITGGNYLDIKIDRFKASAYGLTPGDINMVLSTAVGGMTVTENIEGRERYDVIVRYPRELRDSPEGIARTLIATPDGGSVQLGQVASLGFSRGAAMIKSENARPTAWVFVDLKDADVGSFVEMARESVARTVALPKGYSMVWSGQYENMEEVAEKLSVIIPLAIFVILVLLYLHFRSISDTLIVMLSLPFSLVGGIWLMYLLGFNTSVAVYIGFIALAGLAAETGVVMIVYLKSARDRFRREGILKNISDLRAAITEGAVERVRPKVMTVATTILALLPVMLGHGTGSEVMRRIAAPMVGGMISSALLTLIVVPSLYYIVHGIQFNSKIQD
- a CDS encoding efflux RND transporter periplasmic adaptor subunit produces the protein MRMIITAIICIFIGFSVAYLIIPGSANENTAEAASSDQQYTCGMHPEIISDEPGICPICNMKLTPKRDASSDPGSVRINPAMKQNMGLVTKKADYQILTRRILTFGEVAVPDPKVHRVMLKTEGWVEKLYVDEGGQYVDKGEPLLEIYSPELVTAQKELLVATKSNSSEAMIRLADASRKRLQNWDISNDQLRRLEETREVTRTLTVSSPADGFVRMKNVSEGERVSARTVLYEITDLSEVWIEARVYEQDLPYIELNQPAGVTIPTLPGQSFAGYVTYISPFLDDRGQAEIRLALDNPEFKLKPSMYAEVEIRGELDDRRLVIDRSAVINSGARQLVFVAGKNDSYRARTIRTGAVSGNDMIEVVDGLKAGEAVVTSGQFLLDSETRLGEVVETSDGHGHKHGDHAGSEDKMGAEENPQKSGDPYDIHTCPMPGHYHVLNYGPGQCPECGMDLVPVSETGNSPVYVCPMPECGIATNEPGLCPVCNMHLTEYEPKKESASVEKTDSITGIHQHSDSSTHKMPAGNKADDDPYDIHTCPMPEHYHVLNYGLGQCPECGMDLVPVSETGNSPVYVCPMPECGIATNKPGLCPVCNMHLKEYQPEAQGDK